A genomic window from Candidatus Krumholzibacteriota bacterium includes:
- a CDS encoding single-stranded DNA-binding protein: protein MVMSGVNKVILIGNLGADPEVRHTQSGSQVANFRIATSEVFNDRDGNRQERTEWHRIVTFGKLADICGQYLRKGKQVYIEGRIQTRDWEDKDGNKRYTTEIVANTMQMLGRAGDQGYVPGEAPQRAPADNGSQAAPADDDDDLPF from the coding sequence ATGGTGATGAGTGGTGTCAACAAAGTGATCCTCATCGGCAATCTCGGCGCCGATCCGGAGGTGCGTCACACGCAGAGCGGAAGCCAGGTCGCGAACTTCCGTATCGCGACGAGCGAGGTCTTCAACGACCGTGACGGCAACCGGCAGGAGCGGACCGAGTGGCACCGGATCGTCACCTTCGGGAAACTGGCCGACATCTGCGGCCAGTACCTCAGGAAGGGCAAGCAGGTGTACATCGAGGGCCGGATCCAGACGCGCGACTGGGAGGACAAGGACGGCAACAAGCGGTACACCACCGAGATCGTCGCCAACACGATGCAGATGCTCGGCCGCGCGGGCGACCAGGGGTATGTCCCCGGCGAGGCTCCGCAGCGCGCCCCCGCCGACAACGGCAGCCAGGCGGCGCCGGCGGACGATGACGACGACCTGCCGTTCTAG
- a CDS encoding BlaI/MecI/CopY family transcriptional regulator: protein MKRKKPKLTPVEWEVMEAVWAIGGAPSVRDVLERAYPRGEKAYTTVQTVMNTLERKGLLRRKKTGLVNFYEPARSRRDLERDETASMIRRVFGGSPAAMASALLSLDGLGREEIDEIKRLVARKERELGEEGS, encoded by the coding sequence ATGAAACGGAAGAAGCCGAAACTGACACCCGTCGAATGGGAGGTCATGGAGGCGGTCTGGGCGATCGGCGGGGCGCCGTCGGTGCGGGACGTGCTCGAGCGCGCCTACCCGCGCGGGGAGAAGGCCTACACCACGGTGCAGACCGTCATGAACACGCTCGAGCGCAAGGGGTTGCTGCGCCGCAAGAAGACGGGGCTCGTCAACTTCTACGAGCCGGCGCGATCGCGACGGGACCTGGAGCGGGACGAAACGGCGTCGATGATCCGGCGGGTCTTCGGCGGATCCCCCGCCGCCATGGCCAGCGCTCTCCTGTCCCTCGACGGCCTGGGTCGCGAGGAGATCGACGAGATCAAGCGGCTCGTCGCCAGGAAGGAGCGGGAGCTCGGAGAGGAGGGATCGTGA